One Plasmodium berghei ANKA genome assembly, chromosome: 13 genomic region harbors:
- a CDS encoding ER lumen protein retaining receptor 1, putative: MKVINDFLRTVNDPEKLKRYLSEHSFSIKVYSSFLVLVFIFYHLFSDGDFSFLLTLSSIISMFSFLMVFLKIEVSKSCAGVSLKMMECYVILNTARLLSIIPFEGYLPYDKSGDWLYQLVEAISLFTNCCVVYLCRYKYKNTYDSSNDIFNNMFLIIPAFVISIFIHPSLNSFFPADVSWSFALYLESVCVLPQLSMFQKEGKVAAFTTHFLASQALSKVLSFLFWIVSYKELNSSDNIIKSYVGVWVVIMQIVQLILMGDFIYHYIRCLSKGVSFDNLLNENV, translated from the exons atgaaggtaataaatgattttttaaGAACAGTTAACGATCCAGAAAAGCTGAAAAGGTACTTGTCAGAACATAGTTTTTCAATAAAAGTATACTCATCATTTTTAGTACtagtttttatattttatcatttattttccGATGGAGacttttcatttttattaacattatCATCCATAATAAGCatgttttcatttttgaTGGTTTTCCTAAAAATTGAAGTGAGCAAATCATGTGCAGGCGTTTCTTTGAAAATGATGGAATGTTatgttatattaaatacaGCTAGATTATTATCGATTATACCTTTTGAAGGCTATTTACCATATGATAAAAGTGGAGATTGGTTATATCAATTAGTCGAAGCAATTTCATTGTTTACTAATTGTTGTGttgtatatttatgcagatataaatataaaaacacaTATGATAGCTcaaatgatatttttaataatatgtttttaataattccggcttttgttatttccatttttattcatcCTTCCTtgaattcattttttcccGCTGAT GTATCCTGGTCGTTTGCCCTTTACCTTGAGTCTGTTTGTGTGCTACCACAATTGTCCATGTTTCAAAAAGAG GGAAAAGTGGCAGCATTTACAACCCATTTCTTAGCTTCTCAAGCTTTATCAAAA GTTTTATCCTTTCTTTTTTGGATTGTATCATATAAAGAATTGAACTCCTCCGATAATATT aTTAAATCATACGTGGGAGTTTGGGTTGTTATTATGCAAATAGTTCAACTTATTTTAATGGGAGATTtcatttatcattatattcgATGTTTAAGCAAGGGTGTTTCAtttgataatttattaaatgagaatgtttaa
- a CDS encoding RNA-binding protein, putative, whose product MALSLFKKKEPKDESKATDSNIQGDEDIKANNQLTESTAAESEVKSNTDNKKKSDKNKKIKEKKDSSDSSDSSDSSDSSSDEEETKKVEPVQKKVETKEKKKDDSDSSDSSDSSDSSSDEEETKKVEPVQKKVEPVQKKVETKEKKKDESDSSDSSDSSSDSSDSSSDSENEKNKTKEVKSTFPIENNKKESILLGNQNKEDGQGKRKNDISLDKGKNKKQKLGKENKNQNGINNKQKKNNGIDSMANNETSNNQFNNKKGYIITINNISKDQSYDDLNAFIKNILGESYNEEEMMLGISAYYNCAFVFCQTDDIKEKLLFKNKEKFKGAPLIISEGNLSPTIYIYTSNPKFNDTDAKSLFGEYGNVTNLYVYGNNNNNNNNTQTKKTKVKITYDSPQGALKALEKDGYLWRNYYIQVTPSITANGDSGFGGNNKGDRNNYNNGNNGFFKKRGGGNGGKGFSGKKFGNNFNNRDKNNFNKKPFNNFKNKKNFEQNYDQN is encoded by the exons atggcattatctttatttaaaaaaaaagaaccTAAGGATGAATCTAAAGCCACTGATTCAAACATTCAAGGAG aTGAAGATATAAAGGCAAATAATCAATTGACTGAATCGACTGCGGCTGAGTCTGAAGTAAAATCTAACacagataataaaaagaaaagtgataaaaataaaaaaataaaagagaaaaaagaTTCATCAGATTCATCAGATTCATCAGATTCATCAGATTCTTCTTCTGATGAGgaagaaacaaaaaaagttGAACCCgttcaaaaaaaagtagaaaccaaagaaaagaaaaaagacGATTCAGATTCATCGGATTCATCAGATTCATCAGATTCTTCTTCTGATGAGgaagaaacaaaaaaagttGAACCCgttcaaaaaaaagtagaacctgttcaaaaaaaagtagaaaccaaagaaaagaaaaaagacGAATCTGATTCTTCAGATTCATCTGATTCTTCTTCTGACTCATCAGATTCTTCTTCTGATTccgaaaatgaaaaaaataagacaAAAGAAGTGAAATCAACTTTCCCCAtcgaaaataataaaaaagaatcTATTTTGTTAGGAAACCAAAACAAAGAAGATGGACaaggaaaaagaaaaaatgatatttcACTTGacaaaggaaaaaataaaaaacaaaaattagGAAAAGAAAACAAGAATCAAAATGGAATTAATAataagcaaaaaaaaaataatggaaTAGATTCAATGGCAAATAACGAAACAAGCAATAAccaatttaataataaaaaaggataTATAATTACAATTAACAATATAAGTAAAGATCAAAGTTATGACGATTTAAACgcatttataaaaaatatattaggTGAATCATATAACGAAGAAGAAATGATGCTAGGAATCAGTGCTTACTATAATTGTGCATTTGTCTTTTGTCAAACAGATgatattaaagaaaaattattatttaaaaataaagaaaaatttaaagGTGCTCCTCTTATTATATCTGAAGGAAATTTATCTccaacaatatatatatatacatcaAATCCAAAATTCAATGATACAGATGCTAAATCTTTATTTGGAGAATATGGAAATGTAActaatttatatgtatatggaaataacaataataataataataacacgcagacaaaaaaaactaaagTTAAGATTACATATGATTCACCACAAGGAGCTTTAAAAGCATTAGAAAAAGATGGATATTTATGGAGAAACTATTATATACAAGTTACTCCATCTATAACTGCTAATGGTGATTCAGGATTTGGtggtaataataaaggggatagaaataattataataatggaaataatgGGTTTTTTAAGAAAAGAGGTGGAGGAAATGGAGGGAAAGGATTTTCCGGAAAAAAATTTGGAAACAACTTCAATAATCGAGacaaaaacaattttaataaaaaaccatttaacaattttaaaaataaaaaaaatttcgaACAAAATTACGATCAAAATTAA
- a CDS encoding GPI transamidase subunit PIG-U, putative — MNISMKIQSKKNGLFASLVICVAIRALVFYVLNILEGSNYEYIEKIISINSIMEEENIPNLEKSKLNNNEYKNWEQNRINYLNGNLEQYFQTNKRYNKNIKQCIFKSDSMYYSFNSDIYNMKYIYDSYILSKRYKDIYSFLVLRINPIFLSFLHFIIFNEKKNIMKKVRIKTSEKKINGQSNMIDIFPYHEFRYFMLICLTDIFIAIFLFLIIEHIKKKKHFFNYIYEQTSQNGWKLINPILLINVYLNNPLTVLANVFLSLDNFKLLIITMSFYLTILRISTNSNKIILFINFFCIIVLNSILIYITSFHFILIIIGINNFIISIKESIITSHIKKHIEFQKLFFVLFKNFIILLFTCVFYGLLIIVSYYMNGKSISFLNNTLINEYKIFYLIPNLGNYWYIFSTMFKNYYYSFLFLFHFHIFLYPIPLFFRLSKTPLIYLKIMIAIALVFHPNIVVNDIIYVLVLISIDYENTLYTIPFAKLLSIWIIHFNMFSITLNIWLRKNTGNANFVLFNQLIVFNATAFIIINSIKFYIRIQTPTTQLEEGKCIVVSKSRNTEFKLLNIFKKKIE, encoded by the exons atgaacataagtatgaaaatacaaagcaaaaaaaatggctTATTCGCTAGTTTAGTAATATGTGTAGCTATAAGAGCACTTGTATTTTACGTGTTAAACATTTTAGAAGGCTCAAACtatgaatatattgaaaaaattataagcataaatagtataatggaagaagaaaatattcccaatttagaaaaatcCAAGCTTAACAATAATGAATACAAAAACTGGGAACAAAATcgtataaattatttgaatggAAATTTAGaacaatattttcaaaCGAATAAAcgttataataaaaatataaaacaatgCATATTTAAAAGTGATTCTATGTATTATTCGTTCAATtcagatatatataatatgaaatatatatatgatagttatatattaagcaaaagatataaagacatatattcatttttagtACTACGAATAAAtcctatatttttaagctttttacattttattatatttaatgaaaaaaaaaatattatgaaaaaggtcagaataaaaacatcagaaaaaaaaataaatggacAATCTAATATGATAGATATTTTCCCTTATCATGAATTTCGATATTTCATGTTAATATGCTTAACAGATATATTCATAGCtatctttttatttctaataattgaacatataaaaaagaagaaacatttttttaattatatttatgaacaAACAAGCCAAAATGGATGGAAATTAATTAATCctattttgttaataaatgtttatttaaataatccTCTTACTGTTTTAGCgaatgtatttttatctttagACAATTTTAAGTTgctaataataacaatgtCTTTTTATTTGACTATATTAAGGATATCAACAAATTCAAACAAgatcattttatttattaattttttttgtataattgttttaaattcaattcttatttatataacatcttttcattttatacttataattattgggataaataattttattatttctatcAAAGAAAGTATAATTACTTCtcatattaaaaaacatattgaATTTCAGAAACTGTTTTTTGTGTTattcaaaaattttataattttacttTTCACTTGTGTATTTTATGGCTTATTAATAATTGTatcatattatatgaatgGCAAATCAATT TCATTTCTAAATAATACACTGATAAACGAATACAAGATTTTTTACCTGATCCCCAATTTGGGAAATTAttggtatattttttcgacg ATGTTCAAGAATTATTACTATTCCTTTTTGTTTCTCTTTCAT TTTCATATCTTCCTTTACCCCATACCACTTTTTTTCCGTCTATCGAAAACGCCCCTTATTTacttaaaaattatgatcgCG attGCGCTTGTATTTCATCCAAATATAGTAGTAAACGATATAATATACGTATTG gtTTTAATATCTATAGATTACGAAAATACGTTGTATACCATTCCGTTTGCAAAACTA ctaTCTATTTGGataattcattttaatatgttttCAATTACTTTGAATATATGGCTACGTAAAAATACTGGAAATgctaattttgttttatttaatcaactaattgtttttaatgCAACAG cctttataataataaatagcATAAAATTTTACATTCGAATTCAAACACCAACTACACAATTGGAAGAAGGAAAATGTATTGTCGTGTCAAAATCCAGAAATACAGAATTTAaacttttaaatatatttaaaaaaaaaatcgaataa
- a CDS encoding elongation factor Tu, putative — MMKTKSRILNSLTKNGIGNQIKGFESYINNCNNIMNKRKISNLPQINEHEGKGVNIKYYIKKNINLYSQNKTNIFKIDKKKFAIGIFERKKPHMNIGTIGHVDHGKTTLTAAITKVCSKYDRGTFKSYEDIDKTPEEQKRGITINATHVEYETEKRHYSHIDCPGHLDYIKNMITGTSQMDGSILVVSAYDGLMPQTKEHVLLSRQIGINKIIVYLNKIDMCDDQELVDLVELEVRELLSFHKYDGDNIPFIKGSALKALNDDPSEYGVPSILKLLDACDNYIDEPKRKIDLPFLMSIDDVLQISGKGTVATGRVEQGTIKINEPVDIIGIKEKSIKTVITGIEMFRKTLDTAQAGDQIGIMLKNVKKNDISRGMVVTKVPNMKTYKKFESDIYVLKNEEGGRKNPFSSYYRPQVYIRTADVNCAVILNEDTQIANPGDNIKCTIELMYPLAISSGLRFSLREGGKTVASGIITKVL, encoded by the coding sequence ATGATGAAAACAAAATCCCGAATTTTAAATTCTCTGACAAAGAATGGGATAGGGAACCAAATCAAGGGTTTTGAAAGTTACATTAATAATTGTAACaatattatgaacaaaAGAAAGATTAGTAACTTGCCTCAAATAAATGAACATGAAGGGAAAGGAGttaacataaaatattatattaaaaaaaatataaatttatatagtcaaaataaaacaaacatttttaaaattgataaaaaaaaatttgcaATTGGAATAtttgaaagaaaaaaaccACATATGAATATTGGAACAATTGGACATGTAGATCATGGAAAAACTACATTAACAGCGGCTATAACTAAAGTATGTTCAAAATATGATAGAGGCACTTTTAAATCTTATGAAGATATAGATAAAACCCCCGAAGAACAAAAAAGGGGAATAACAATAAATGCTACGCATGTTGAATATGAAACAGAAAAAAGGCATTATAGTCATATTGATTGTCCTGGACATTtagattatataaaaaatatgattacTGGTACATCTCAAATGGATGGATCAATATTAGTTGTATCAGCATATGATGGTTTAATGCCTCAAACTAAAGAAcatgtattattatcaagACAAATAggtattaataaaataattgtatatttaaataaaatagatatGTGTGACGATCAAGAATTAGTAGATTTAGTAGAATTAGAAGTTAGAGAATTATTAtcttttcataaatatgatGGTGATAATATTCCATTTATTAAAGGTTCTGCTTTAAAAGCCTTAAATGATGATCCATCTGAATATGGAGTCCCatctattttaaaattattagatGCATGtgataattatattgatGAACCCAAAAGAAAAATCGATTTACCTTTTCTTATGAGTATAGATGATGTATTACAAATTTCAGGAAAAGGAACAGTAGCTACTGGACGTGTTGAACAAGGAACTATTAAAATTAACGAACCTGTTGATATTATAggaataaaagaaaaatcgATAAAAACGGTTATTACTGGGATTGAAATGTTTAGAAAAACCTTAGATACTGCACAAGCAGGTGATCAAATTGGAATAATgcttaaaaatgtaaaaaaaaatgatatatcgCGAGGCATGGTTGTAACAAAAGTACCAAACAtgaaaacatataaaaaatttgaatcagatatttatgttttaaaaaatgaagaaggaggaagaaaaaatccattttcatcatattaTAGACCACAAGTATATATACGAACCGCTGATGTAAATTGTGCtgttatattaaatgaagaTACACAAATAGCAAATCCTGGcgataatataaaatgtacTATTGAACTTATGTACCCTTTAGCTATTAGTTCTGGTCTCCGCTTTTCATTACGAGAGGGTGGAAAAACTGTAGCTTCGGGTATAATCACTAaagttttataa
- a CDS encoding DnaJ protein, putative, which produces MFLVKKRYASFFNTIYKSTFFYKKLPNEQYGSISSLLCSRRFFGSRNFYDILNVKKSSSKNEIKQAYRKLALKYHPDRNPNNRKESEQKFREITEAYETLSNDNKKSIYDSQLNNGFSSNSFGNNHSNMPNQNMNYNFKTTRMTDEEIENVFKNVFGNMNINDIFNSNIFNENHFKTRTMRSNIFRNFESTESHESGNPNIKQTNIKTEIIPRGNKIIEKTTKIIIYKDGKVKQEVIERDLNNNREFEGIFDYFSNLENNKKNVNNYSIYRSTSNRNINNLAQNKVTKHILNYMFGILSIATRKILVNFTIHLIRKIIQTIIFMFKRR; this is translated from the exons atgtttttagtgaaaaaaagatatgcttccttttttaatactatttataaatccacatttttctataaaaaattgccAAATGAGCAATATGGAAGCATTAGTAGTTTGCTCTGTAGCAG ACGTTTTTTTGGGAGCagaaatttttatgatatattaaatgtaaaaaaaagtagcagcaaaaatgaaataaaacaagCATATCGAAAGTTAGCATTAAAATATCATCCTGATAGAAACCCTAACAACAGAAAAGAATCTGAACAAAAGTTCAGAGAAATTACAGAAGCTTATGAAACATTAagtaatgataataaaaaaagtatatatgaTAGCCAATTGAATAATGGATTTTCTTCAAACAGTTTTGGAAATAATCATAGCAACATGCCAAAtcaaaatatgaattataattttaaaactaCAAGAATGACTGATGAAGAAATtgaaaatgtttttaaGAATGTATTCGGGAATATGAAcattaatgatatattcaactctaatatttttaatgag AATCATTTTAAGACAAGGACAATGAGAAGCAACATATTCAGAAACTTTGAATCGACTg AATCCCATGAAAGTGGCAATCCAAACATTAAAC AAACAAACATAAAGACAGAAATAATACCACgtggaaataaaataattgaaaaaaccacaaaaattattatttacaaagATGGGAAAGTGAAACAAGAAGTTATAGAGCGGGATTTGAACAACAATCGAG aaTTTGAAGGAATCtttgattatttttcaaacttagaaaataacaaaaaaaatgtaaataattatagtaTTTATAGGTCGACGTCaaatagaaatataaacaatttagCTCAAAATAAAGTGacaaaacatattttaaattatatgtttGGAATTCTTTCCATTGCAACTCGAAAAATACTTGTTAATTTCACAATTCATTTAATTAGAAAGATAATACAAACtatcatatttatgttCAAAAGGAGATAA
- a CDS encoding CTLH domain-containing protein, putative has protein sequence MDIKNNETDEIKDEGKEDISGKSDSNLKNDKDSEYNSGMKESVNFHEIHESMLTPETSTSEKKGDQEMTSKGENVLNYIEKKIDEQLNIVKNNNNAIMALESIIESNIAHSNSISQTGEHVAFVGKNTKSESVETIDKSKDEYNNFVDTWKMMNYFILENGTENDTENHEQVGKEEMCDNKEIEKEKDLKKKKKVINVIDKYFVQIPLKSIMNVFRNIQKEMEKNFTIITLFIEKKLLNLNEQMQLTKINTIIEKLNALKKKVINSKKMLSQFIKKLHSRLEYIYEEEDIQVESLKRNFNFYSYEKRINWLIDGYFCRYGFFNTSELFCKRYKLDNYSDAYIYKEYLLILNELRMCNIKPGLEWCQKYKSQLKKMNSTIESELHLQHVIYLIFENKYFEALEYLKSFVIFANDKFISDDVKFVITYINVNYTDIEKLNAFNRKRWKKILKLFKLAYSDIIGTMNKPLLEFLLKSGISVIKTDKCEQHKKKSTNCPTCIDELKSIISQIPNIPKTKSFLLCPYTNQIMDENNPPFTTPTGHVFSEKAISMFLKPDDIFICPHTHERYRLDDFSRLFI, from the coding sequence atggatattaaaaacaacGAAACggatgaaataaaagatgAGGGAAAAGAAGATATATCAGGAAAAAGTGATtcgaatttaaaaaatgataaggATAGTGAATATAATAGTGGAATGAAGGAAAGTGTGAATTTCCATGAAATTCATGAAAGTATGTTAACACCTGAAACTTCAAcaagtgaaaaaaaaggcGATCAAGAAATGACATCAAAAGGAGAAAACGtgttaaattatattgaaaaaaaaatagatgaacaattaaatattgtaaaaaataataataatgccATAATGGCATTGGAAAGTATAATAGAATCAAATATTGCTCATTCAAACAGCATAAGCCAAACTGGAGAGCATGTAGCTTTTGttggaaaaaatacaaaatcaGAGAGTGTAGAAACAATAGATAAGTCAAAGGATGAATACAATAACTTTGTTGATACATGgaaaatgatgaattaCTTTATCTTAGAAAATGGGACAGAGAATGACACGGAAAATCATGAACAGGTGGGAAAGGAAGAAATGTGtgataataaagaaatcgaaaaagaaaaagatttaaaaaaaaaaaaaaaggtaataaatgttatagacaaatattttgttcaaaTTCCATTGAAATCTATAATGAACGTATTTCGAAACATTCAAAaagaaatggaaaaaaattttacaataataactttgtttatagaaaaaaaattattaaatttaaatgaacAAATGCAATTAACTAAAATAAATACGATTATTGAAAAGTTAAATgcgttaaaaaaaaaagttatcaattccaaaaaaatgcttagtcaatttataaaaaaacttcATAGTAGattagaatatatatatgaggAGGAAGATATACAAGTAGAAAGTTTGAAaagaaattttaatttttattcatatgaaaaaagaataaattGGCTAATTGATGGATATTTTTGCAGATATggattttttaatactaGTGAACTATTTTGcaaaagatataaattaGACAATTACTCagatgcatatatatataaagaatatcttttaatattaaatgaattaagAATGTGTAATATTAAACCTGGATTAGAATGGtgtcaaaaatataaatctcaattaaaaaaaatgaattcgACTATTGAATCTGAATTACATCTACAACATGTTATTTATctaatttttgaaaataaatattttgaggccttagaatatttaaaaagttttgttatttttgcaaatgataaatttatatcaGATGATGTAAAATTCGTAATAacttatataaatgttaaTTATACTgatattgaaaaattaaatgcaTTTAATCGAAAAagatggaaaaaaatattaaagcTATTTAAGTTAGCATATTCAGATATTATAGGAACTATGAATAAACCCTTATTAGAGTTTTTGTTAAAATCTGGTATATCAGTTATAAAAACAGATAAGTGTGAacaacataaaaaaaaatcgacAAATTGCCCAACATGCATAGATGAATTAAAATCTATTATATCTCAAATTCCTAATATTCCCAAAACAAAAagctttttattatgtcCTTATACTAATCAGATCATGGATGAAAATAATCCTCCTTTTACTACACCAACTGGTCATGTATTTTCTGAAAAAGCTATATCTATGTTTCTTAAACCTgatgatatttttatttgtccTCATACGCATGAGCGCTACCGACTTGATGATTTTTCGCGTCTGTTCATTTGA